From the genome of Capsicum annuum cultivar UCD-10X-F1 chromosome 4, UCD10Xv1.1, whole genome shotgun sequence:
CATCAGAAATAACCTCGtgattacataaatatttaaccttttttaaaattagaattgcCAAAtgtaacataaatatttttttatttttttattagaattACTATATGTAGCCAGCTATATGTTAGATGAAATACACAAATAACTAATTTTCAGGTCATAATTGATATCATAAAGTTCCAATTTAACCAATGACAACTTCATAACATtatcataaaattttagaaactagataataatgattattttttaaaataaaatttgaaaaatagctCGTGAACGTTATTTCTACGTACATGCATCTAAACTTATTGGGCTCAAATGTGCATAAGCATATTGGGCTATCCTTTTTTGGTTAATTAGTGggaaaaaaaaattttcaaagtcaaaATGTTTCATCGATTTCAATTTGTTTATCTGAATTTGTATATTACACGATACAATATAATACAACATTAAAAATAAAGAGTGAAATATAATGTTCATCAAAATAACAGtgtacatgattttacatgatgCAATACAATACAACGTTAAAAACGAAGAATGAAATATATTATTCATCAAAATAACAGTGTACATGATATTATACAAATACGATACAAAATACGTTACGAAATAATACGTACCAAGCCATTTTTGACCCCCTTTCTTCAATTTTtcgtcatcattttcttttttctttctacctGTATGATCTTCAATGTAATCCtcggtatttttaatttatatcatCATCCCATAATTTACCAACAATATTTTCTTTCAACCTTGTAATTGTGTAATAAATTACTGTTTAGTAACATTGTGAAACGATAAGAAaatgaagaatgaaatataatattcatcaaaatagCATTACAcgatacaacacaatataatattaaaaacgaAGAATAAAGAATGAAATGTAATATCCATTAAAATAACAGTATACACAATATTATATGATACAATACAATGTTAAAAacgaagaatgaaatataatatcCGTCAAATTTACAGTGTACATGATATTATACAATACGATACAAATACGTTACGAAACAATACGTACCAAACCATTTTTGACACCCTTTTTTCAATGTttcttatcattttcttttttctttctactagtaTGATCTTCAATATAATCCtcagtatttttaatttatattatcatCCCATAATTTACCAACTACATTTTATTTTAACCTTGTAATTGTGCAATAAATTACTGTTTAGTAACATTATGAAACGATAAGAAAATGaagaatggaatataatattcataaaaataaagagCGTACATGATATCACAcgatacaatacaatacaacgTTAAAAAcgatacaatacaatacaacgTTAAAAacgaagaatgaaatataatatcCATCAAAATAACAGCGTACACGATATTATAGATACAATACAATATTAAAAaagaagaatgaaatataatatcCATCAAAATAACAGTGCACACGATATTATACGATACAATACAATATTAAAAACGAAGAATGAAGAATGAAATGTAATATCCATTAAAATTACAGTGTACACGATACGATACAATACAACATTAAAAacgaagaatgaaatataatatcCATCAAATTTACGATGTACATGATATTATACAATACGATACAACTACGTTACGAAACCATTTTTGACccccttttttcaatttttcttgtcatcattttcttttttctttctaccaGTATGTTCTTCAATATATAATcctcattatttttaatttatatcgTCATTCTATAATTTACCAACAATATTTTCTTTCAACGTTGTAATTGTGCAATAAATTACTGTTTAATAACATTATGAAACGATAGAAAaatgaagaatgaaatataatattcACCAAAATAACAGTGTACATGATAATATTACACGATACGATAAAATAcaacattaaaaatgaaaaacgAAATACGATATTCATCAAAATAATAATGTACACAATATTATACAATACGATACAAATACGTTATGAAACAATACgtacaaaacaaaatataatattcatcaaaataacAACGCACATAATATTATACAATATGATACAAATATATtatagagaaaatacatcaaatcaccCCTAACTTGTCTGCATAACTTACTTTAAACCCTTAACTTGACaggtaattatttacccccttaacaactttatgCTGAATTAATTCGACCCCTAAAGCTGACGtggcaaaaacaaaaaataaaaagcgCGTAAGTctcatttttttgaaataatggGCCCACTTTTCCTTCTTCCTCGCCTCTCCAGTTTAACCCCAAAATTTTCAACTCCGGCACCCATATCCACCATAAACAGTCTCATCTTTGCTCCAACGTACTACTAATTCTCTCATAAGTATTTGTCTTTGTCCTGATTTCTTCCtccaaagaaaatagaaaaatgcataTATTTCTTGCAATCAAAAGCTTAGCATTTTTCCATGTAATATTCAGTTCAAGAATCACCCAATTAGAGTATCTCCTGCACCAACATATCTGCCTCAAACTTGTTTTTCAAGATTTATTGATGGACCCAGATACCATTGTTACGTTTTGGCTAAAGCCGAAGACAAAGTCAGAGAAAATTCGAAGGTAAAGTAGCTGATTTTTATCACTTTAAGCATTTTGGATGAAATGAAACTTACTGGAGGGGAATGATTGTAGTTGATTTATATGTTCAAATTTAACTATTTTGGGATTCGGATGTAGTTGATTCATCCATTGATTTGAATTTCAATATTCAAGATTTATGTTGGTCTTTCTATTTTCGATGCTTTGGTATTTTTAGCCAATATTTACAGTCAaagtttttaatttgattatctttgtaaatataaaaaattggaATGATATTGAAATTGAAGTCTCTCATTTATCTTTGTggatatatgaaaaatagaaatgaaattgaaattggaggAAAGTATTAGCGGAGGTCGAAAGACATGGTGTTAATGGTGGTAGATTTAAAATACATAGAAGAGGAGGTTTGAGGAAGAAAGTgagtttttcttttaatttttattatataacattaggcaatatttttttttatgtagcaGTGATGTGGCAGTGATGTGGTAATGATGTGGCGCGTGTGTAATGCACCTCCTTCAGTGAGAGtggtagtgtatttttggagtgGTATATAATTCACTATAAAACTGTTAAGGGAGTAAATAATTACCCATAAAGTTAAGGATCTAAAGTAAATTATGCGAAAAAGTTCATGGAtaatttgatgtattttctctataTTATATAATATGAAATGATACGTACCAAACCATTTTctacccttttttttttcaatttttcttgtcatcattttttttcttatttctacaAGTATGATCTTCAATATTTATATCATCATCCCATAGTTTACCAACAACATTTTCTTTAAACGTTGTAATTGTGACATTGTGAAATGATAAAAAAACGAATGAAATATAATGTTCACCAAAATAACAGTACATAGTAttatacaatacaatacaacgTTAAAATAAAGAACGAAatataatattcatcaaaataacAACGTAGATGATATTATTATCCAATATGATACAGATACATTACGAACGATACaaatacattataaaacaatacaTATCAAACCATTTTCTCGCccctttttttcaatatattattATACAATACGATATAAATACATCATAAAACAATACGTACCAAACTATTTTATAccccttttttcaattttttttttgtcatcatatcttcaatataatcttcaaaaatatttatatcatcatcCTAAAATTTCCCTACATTTTCTTTCAACATTGTAATTGTGACATTATGAAACGATAAAAAACGAATGCAATATAATGTTGATCAAAATAACAGTACATGATATTATATAATACAACACAACtttaaaaatgatgaataaaatataatattcatcaaaataacACCATACATATAATATTATTATCCAATGCGATACAAATTATAATACGTACCAAACCATTTTCTAGCcccttttttcaatatttcttatcattttctttcttctttctaccAGTATGATCTTCaatattatttatatcatcattattatcccATAATTTACCAACAACATTTTCTTTAATCTTGTTCGTTTTCTCTTTAGCATTACCCCATATATTCTTCATTTTTTCCCTAGTCTTTTTTACTTCATCTATAGTTTCATGTACCAATTCACTTGTTTTCTCTGATTTCTTCTTTGATTCATCGATCTTCCTCGCGGTTTTTGCCATCGATTCTTCCATGCTTCGTTTAGTTTTCTCCGTCATCTCGAGGATTCTATCTCCTGCATCGTCTATGGTTCGATCGTCGTTGAAACCTTTATCATAGTCTGGGTTTCTTTTGTGTTCAGCTGATGCATGGTACCCCTACAGCAACATAAATGTACATGGACAAGAATAGCatcaactaaaaaaaaaaaaaattgcaagaacAATAATCCCCCGTTCTGATAAGTGGAGAAGTCAGAATTTTCGCTAAAGAAATTCAAAATCGGAAAAAATTAAGCTCACAAACTAACCAAAGGAGGTTcaacatcaactatatatatacataaaaaatgattttaaccatgtataaataatataattttccatcGAAGGAAGTTCGAATGTACCCCTAGCCATAAGGTTGTTCCGCCCTTGATcctgacaacaacaacaacgataaCATGTCCAGTGTAATTTCAGCACGGGCAGCTTAAGCATATTGGTGTCCTAAGACAAAAATCAAACGGAGaccttaaatttttaagaaaaaatatctttGTTTTACTAAATCTATTTTCAGAATTATATAAtcgattttttctaattattctttttaaagt
Proteins encoded in this window:
- the LOC107868348 gene encoding uncharacterized protein LOC107868348, translating into MAAGILIIKKGIANSVFLRNNVYPLCFFSSPNYYKGYHASAEHKRNPDYDKGFNDDRTIDDAGDRILEMTEKTKRSMEESMAKTARKIDESKKKSEKTSELVHETIDEVKKTREKMKNIWGNAKEKTNKIKENVVGKLWDNNDDINNIEDHTGRKKKENDKKY